The nucleotide window CTGTGTCTGTCCTTCCATATCCAGGCCCGCAAACGGTTCATCGAGAAGCAAGAGCGATGTATCGCGGCTAAGCTGCAAAGCAAGGACCGCTTTCCGTTGTAAACCAACGGATAGTTGGCTGATCCTTTTTCGGAGGGGAAGATCAAACTGTCGCACGTAAGCTTGAAAATGATCATCTCTCCACGTGTCATCGTGCTTGGCGTGTAAATCACGCAGTTGTTGCAGGCGAAAAGGAAGCACTTCCGGGAACGTTTGCGGAACATAGCTGAGAGCAGCTTTTCCTGCAATGCTATGAATATTGTGCCCATGGATGTTCGTTTCGCCTTCTCCCGGATAATCGCCGCTCAACGCTTGAAACAGTGTCGTTTTCCCGGCACCGTTATTTCCGATTACCGCTGTAATAGTACCGGCGGGGATCTCTAGGTTGATGGGACCGAGCGTAAAATCATCCCCCATCTTTCTGACAATATTTTGGCACATCAGTGTCTGCATTTCTTTATTTCTCCTCTCTCAAAACGATGTTCAATAACCGCTGAATCTCTGTATCTGTATACTCATGTTGGCGGGCTGTTTTCACCGCTTGCCGGAGAGCGTCCTGCACCGCTTGCTCTTTTAAGATCGAGCGTTTCTCTCGCGTCACTTCCCGAACGAACGTCCCTTTGCCGCGGTACGTTTTAATATAGTCTTGCTGCTCTAGGTTTTGATACGCGCGCCGGGTTGTAATCACGCTGCAACCCAAATTACCGGCGAGAGCGCGAATGGACGGGAGGGCAGTGTCCGCCGGCAAGTAACCGGACACGATGAGTGCTTTCACTTGCTCTTCGATCTGGTGATAAATCGGCGTTTGCTCATCTTCATTGACCTCTATTGGAAGCACCATAGCCATCCCCCTTCCGGTTGATGCGTTTGCTACCCAGAAAAACGAAGACGAGAAGTGTTATAGAAACAATGATGATTGGGATGGCAACATTCCACCATACATCTGCTTCTTCGGCCAGATAAATTGAAAATGCCATAAACGTGCCATCAAAAGGAACAAGCCAAACCCATACAACGAGATAGATTAATAAATAGAGGAAAAGGATAGAATACGCTCCGCTATAAAGGTGGACTCTTTTTCGATAATATATCCCAATCTCTTCGAGTGCCGTGTATGTCGGTATAAAAGCAATCGCGGCCCAAAAAGCAAGAAAGCTGTAAAAAGCAGAATCAGTAAACGTGAACGGGAACACGTTTGTCAATAGTGCTGCAAGACAAATGCCCAGCGTCATAATAACTGGCGCTTGCACACCCTTCACAAGCATTCTGCTATAAAATAAACGCTTCTCCGGGATAGGGAGCCGACTAGCATACGTATAGTAAGGACTCGACCATTTCGATGTCGACAACTCTTCCGATCTAAAGCCCCAGAGATGTAGATTACCTAGCGTTAGGAAAGCATATAGGAAGGAGATCTCAACAAACCCTTTGGCAACATTCCATCCTGGATCCATACTTCCCATTACATATATGAATCCAGCGTAAAGCACGCAGATCATCAACCTAAGAACATGACCGCGCACATTCGTTTGTTTCCATTCAAACAACGCTAACCGAAATGTGTCCTTCACATCTTTCACCTCCCATTCCTTTGTTTTCGTATCTTTTGTCTCCCTGAATATTCAAAGATCACTAACGTTACGATTACAATGGCACCGGCGATGGCCAACATCACTGTGGGATGAGCTTCCGAATAGTCAATCGTAAAACGCATAATCGTTCCGTTATAGGGAACCAACCAAACCCAAATAACAAGATAGAGAACCAAAAACCCGATCATCCATGCCGCTGCTTTCAGGTTCATTTTCGTATTCTCTTTCATGTTGTACCCAATTTCATTGATCGCGTTCATCGTGGAAATCATGGCAACAGCGATCCAAAAAGCCACGAAACTTATAAATGGTTGATCTCCGAATGAAAACGGAAATGGTTCAGGGACAAAGATGACCGCCAACGAAACCATTGCCAACATGAGCACGGTTAGATAGACGGCTTTTACGAGCAAACGACTGCGAAATAAGGACAATTCCGAAACCGGCAATCGCCTCATATAGCGATAAAAAGGTGTCGAAAGTATGTCATCGTTCATCTTCGTTAGATTAAACGGCTCACCGCTAAACTGGGACATGCCGAGCCAAAGGATAATCGCTAAAATAAACCAAAAGTCCAATCCCAGGACTATTCCTTCACCTTCTCCCAATCCCGCGACAAAGGCTAAGAGAATGGCGTAACATATCAAGACAAAAAGCGCGCTAACCACACCCCGAACGCTCACACTTTTCCATTCAGACCAAGCCAATCGGAAAACATCTCTTATCATCATGAACACCTCTTCAACTGTTCATCTGTTTATATCTATATATACAGTATAACACCCTGTGTCATTTTGCAACTGTTTTTTTTACAAAAAAACACACGCCCACCTTCGGACGTGTGAATCGTTTGCAGTCGTCTTTTTTTCTAAAGGATCAGCATGCCGGCAATCGCGCCGTTCATCAAATTTCCGAGAATCGCTGCAATCAACGCTCGCGGACCGTACTGGGCAATTTCCTGCCGACGTTCCGGCACAAGCGCGCCGAGACCACCGATCATAATCGCAATCGTACCGATATTGGCAAACCCACTTAGGGCAAAAGTTGCAATTGCAATCGTTCTCGGATCCGTAATCGCCCCGGCTTCCATCGCTTCAATGAGCGTCCCAAACCCGACGAACTCGTTAATAATCGTTTTCTCCGCGATCATCTGGCCGACTAACATCGCTTGTTCCCAAGGCACACCGATTAAGAAGGCCAATGGAGAAAAGACAAAACCGAATATGGTAGCGATAGTCAAATCTTGACTGATGAGCCCCAATCCTATATCGAATAATTCCACAAGCGATACGAAGGCAAGCACCATTGCACCAACGTTTAAAGCCAACCGCAACCCATCGGTTGTCCCTCTTGCCGCTGCATCAATCACATTTCTTGTGTCTTTGTCTTTTTCAAGTTTAACATCATCCGTCGTCTTGCTGTGTTCTGATTCGGGAATGACCATTTTAGCCATGACAAGCCCAGCCGGGGCTGCCATAAAACTCGCAACGATCAAGTAATCCACCGGTGCCCCCATGGCGACTAGGCCTCCGAGGACGGATCCGGCAACAGTCCCTAATCCAACAGTCATCACCGTAAAAAATTCCGAACGTGTCATTTGATTCAAATAAGGTTTAATCGTAAGCGGAGACTCCGTAATCCCAACGAAGATATTCGCTGTTGCCGCAATGGATTCCACTTTACTCGTCCCTAAGACTTTTGAAATGATACCGCCCAGAATTTTAATCAACCAAGGCATAAACCCTATATAGAACAGGACACCCATTAAAGCAGCGAAGAAAATAATGACAGATAAAACATGAATGAAAAACGTGTTGCCGTCGTTGAGCACCATTAAGTCTTCCCCGAACAAAAAGTCAATCCCTGCATCTGCAGCGCCTAAAATTCCGGTTACAAATTGACTTAACACAGCCAGCACTTCCTCACCTACACCCCATCCGAGGAAAAGCAAACCGATGGCAACTTGAATTGCCAACGCACCTAAAACAGTCCTCACATTAATATTCTTACGGTCCACCGAAAGCAATAAAGCGAGCCCTAACAATACAACTATTGCGATAAGCCCCCATGCAATGTTGCCCAATAGCTCCATATCTCACGCCTCCACTTGTGCATTTTTTGATTCATTAAAAATTAGTGCTTGCATAAACAATTAGGTTTAACGTTAGATTACCATGGTCATGGTTCCTTCCACAATAAGTACATCAACATTTCCATTAACGGCTATTCTTACGGTTGTGAGCAAGGTCGATGATTTCTGTTTCTTCTTCCGTTTCCCCGAATACAGCGGGTACTTCTACAGGCTTTCCCCGGTCATCAATTGCTACCATCGTCACAAAGGAAGTAGTCGTTGTTTTCGTGTCTCCGGTCGCCGGATTCTCTACACTTACATGAACATAGACGACCATCGATGTGCGTCCGGTTGTCGCTACCCATGCTTCCACATTCACAAGATCCCCTGATTTTACGGCCGCATGGAAATCAACGCTATCCACCGAAGCAGTGACAACGATTTTACCTGAATGCCGCATTGCCGCGATTGCCGCTGCCTCGTCGATATAAGCGAGAACATTGCCGCCGAAGATCGTTTGCAAATGATTCGTATCCGATGGACTTACCAGGTGCGATTGAAGCGTATGGGAACGGGATATTGGTTGCGCTTCTTTTCGTTTACTCATGACGAACACCTTCCTGTTTCATAATTACCTTATTAAACCTACATTTTTTGATGGGGTTCGTCAAATACACCTATAGCCTCTGCCAAAATTAAAATGAAGCTTTAGAGTAGCGAAACGTTAATGAAAAGCGTGTTCACAAATGATGTCAGAGTACAAACGTTTGAAGCCATGAATCTACAGAATCCAGCATATAATGGCATCATCGTATAGTTATGAAGTATGAAGCCATAAAACAACGCCTGTGTACATTTAATGGCGTCCATGGGCAACAATGACACCATGAAAGTTCCTACGCTTGATTATGATGGCGTCAAAATTGAAAAGACAAAGGCTTTCGTTCACCATATATTTCCATGAAATTACGCGTGCCCTGCTCAGAAGAAAACCACGCCAAATGACGGCCAATCACCGAATTTGAACATTGACAGATGAAGACACATGTCCATCATTTTACTTTAACGGAAAAAAGGACGATAAATGTCATTAGGTTTTAAACTGTCATGGCTGGGATTTATGATTTTGGCATTGGCACCTATAAAAAAAGCCAAGCCCAATCATTTGAGCTCGACCTTTCGCAACCATTTATGTTTTAGGAGTTAGGACTCCACTTCCAAAATAATTTTTCCTTTCGTTTTTCTGGATTCCATGAGCTCATGCACACGCGCGGCCTCTTCCAGAGGAAACGTATGGCCAATCTGCAGCTCTAGCTCTCCCTTTTGCAAATGGGTGAACAACGTTTCCAAACTAGCCTGCATTAACGCTTGCCTTCGCATGATTTGCGGCAAAAAGAAACCGATAACGGATTGATTTTTTTCCATAAGCCGACCGGCATTAAGTTTGCTTTGTTCGCCACTCGCAGAACCGAAGATAACGAGGCGTCCGAAGCGGCCGAGCACCCGAAGTGTTTTCTCGAAAACATCCCCTCCGGCCATTTCCATGGCGACATCCACACCTTTGCCGTCCGTTGCTTCAAGGACTTCTTTTTCCCAGCCTGCTTCGGTATAATTGATGCCTACATCAGCACCCAATCGCTTAGCGTCCGTCAACTTTTCTTCCGTGCTTGCCGTCGCAATTACTTTGTCCGCTCCATGCAGTTTGGCCAGTTGCACAGCGATGCTGCCGACACCACCCGCTGCCGCGTGGACAAGAACAGTCTCCCCTTCTGCCAATTGCCCCATCGTTATCAACACGTGATACGCGCTTAACCCTTGTAAAGGCAAGGCGGCTGCAGTGGAGAAATCCAATGTGTCCCCGATTGGGATTAACCCACGCTCATCCGCGGTTACATATTCGGCATATGCCCCCGATCCTGTCATTGTAACGACACGGGCGCCCGGCTTCACACTTGTCACTTCGGGGCCGACTTCCTGTACAACACCTGCCAATTCTGCTCCGGGGATAAACGGAAGCGGTGTAGGAACAACATATTGTCCCCTCCGTCGTGCAGTGTCCGCATAATTGACACCGACGCGATGAACGGCAATTAAGACTTCGCGGCCTTCCGGTATTGGCCGCTCTACATTCACTGTTTCCAATACTTCCGGCCCGCCATAGTTCGAGAATTGAACTGCTTTCATTTTATCACTCTCGCCTTTCCGAATTATTTAATGAGCCAACCGCCATCGGCAAGAACATCCGAACCGACCATATACGATGCTTCCGTTGAAGCAACAAACGCAATGATATTGGCTATTTCTGCTGACTGCCCCACTCGTTTTAACGCCGTATTCCGTTCAATTGCTTTGGAAAACCGTTCATTCGTCAACGCATCTTCGGTCAACGGCGTTTCCACAAATCCCGGAGACACTGAATTTACCCGAATACCATACGGCGCAAGTTCGAGGGCAAGTGCTTTTGTGAAATTTAGCGCTCCCGCTTTCGCCGAACTGTAATGGGGAATCTGCGCACCTGCTTGATGGCCGGATAACGAAGCCACATTCACAATCGCGCGCGGCCGACGATTTGTTTCTTTTTCCGCTTGTTTGATCATTAAAGCGCCGAGTGCCTGCGAAGAAAGAAAAACGCTTTTCAAATTCACCTCCTGCATGGCATCCCAATCTTCCTCCGCCGTTTCCATAATCGGGGAATGCTTAGATCCGCCAACGCCATTGATCAACACGTCCAATGTTTCACATTCCTCTTCTACAAAAGAGACGAGTTTATCTACCTCTTCCTTTTTCGTCACATCGGCGGGAAAAATGGCCGCCCCCGGCACTTTCGTTGCCACATGCTGTAATTTCTCTTTCGTCCGGCCCACGAGAATCACTTTTGCCCCTTCATTGGCAAGCCGAACGGCTGTCTCTTCCCCAATGCCACTCCCTGCACCTGTTATCAAGGCCGTCATATCTTTAAATCTCATTGTGCCCTCTCCTTCACGATTGAATGCCGCGCAACACCATATCGACGAAAACGCCCGCTACTTCTTCATCGCTGTACTTCCCCTCAGGGTTAAACCATTGATAACTCCAATTTATTACTCCAAGGATCGCGAGCGTAACGATGGGCGGGTTCAGATCACTGCGAAATTCTTGTGCTGCAATTCCCGCTCGGACAATCTCTTCGGCCCGCTCTCTTACTTGATTGCGCTTGCGTGCAATTTCCGTGTAACTCTCTGCACTCACATGACGCATTTCCCGAAAAATAATATTGGCGCTTGAGCGATGATGTTTTATTTTCATGACCATTAAGTAGACAACACCGACGAGTTTATCCCTATTACTTTTTGTTTCATCTTCAGAGAGTTCTTCAATATTCCGAACCAACTCATCGATGTAATCAAAATGGATCTCGGTTAATAATTCTTCTTTACTGGAAAAATAGTAATAGAACGTTCCTTTGGTGACGTCCAGCGAACGAACGATATCCTGAATGGATGTTTCTTTAAATCCTTTTTCCCCAAATAATTGAATGCTTGCTTTCTTTATTTTTTCTCTCATTTTTCAGCCCTC belongs to Salicibibacter cibi and includes:
- a CDS encoding ABC transporter ATP-binding protein codes for the protein MQTLMCQNIVRKMGDDFTLGPINLEIPAGTITAVIGNNGAGKTTLFQALSGDYPGEGETNIHGHNIHSIAGKAALSYVPQTFPEVLPFRLQQLRDLHAKHDDTWRDDHFQAYVRQFDLPLRKRISQLSVGLQRKAVLALQLSRDTSLLLLDEPFAGLDMEGQTQLEKMLLHKMEENPDCSIVFATHIADEVQRLADYIAIMKKGKTREPMEKDILAQQFKRIWLASPVTGVEEAPGIREVSAEGAPPQILTSDAEATEKWLADQGVHIVKRASLSLHESLPIMLRESERTEV
- a CDS encoding GntR family transcriptional regulator, which gives rise to MVLPIEVNEDEQTPIYHQIEEQVKALIVSGYLPADTALPSIRALAGNLGCSVITTRRAYQNLEQQDYIKTYRGKGTFVREVTREKRSILKEQAVQDALRQAVKTARQHEYTDTEIQRLLNIVLREEK
- a CDS encoding NupC/NupG family nucleoside CNT transporter; the encoded protein is MELLGNIAWGLIAIVVLLGLALLLSVDRKNINVRTVLGALAIQVAIGLLFLGWGVGEEVLAVLSQFVTGILGAADAGIDFLFGEDLMVLNDGNTFFIHVLSVIIFFAALMGVLFYIGFMPWLIKILGGIISKVLGTSKVESIAATANIFVGITESPLTIKPYLNQMTRSEFFTVMTVGLGTVAGSVLGGLVAMGAPVDYLIVASFMAAPAGLVMAKMVIPESEHSKTTDDVKLEKDKDTRNVIDAAARGTTDGLRLALNVGAMVLAFVSLVELFDIGLGLISQDLTIATIFGFVFSPLAFLIGVPWEQAMLVGQMIAEKTIINEFVGFGTLIEAMEAGAITDPRTIAIATFALSGFANIGTIAIMIGGLGALVPERRQEIAQYGPRALIAAILGNLMNGAIAGMLIL
- a CDS encoding acyl-CoA thioesterase — its product is MSKRKEAQPISRSHTLQSHLVSPSDTNHLQTIFGGNVLAYIDEAAAIAAMRHSGKIVVTASVDSVDFHAAVKSGDLVNVEAWVATTGRTSMVVYVHVSVENPATGDTKTTTTSFVTMVAIDDRGKPVEVPAVFGETEEETEIIDLAHNRKNSR
- a CDS encoding quinone oxidoreductase family protein; this encodes MKAVQFSNYGGPEVLETVNVERPIPEGREVLIAVHRVGVNYADTARRRGQYVVPTPLPFIPGAELAGVVQEVGPEVTSVKPGARVVTMTGSGAYAEYVTADERGLIPIGDTLDFSTAAALPLQGLSAYHVLITMGQLAEGETVLVHAAAGGVGSIAVQLAKLHGADKVIATASTEEKLTDAKRLGADVGINYTEAGWEKEVLEATDGKGVDVAMEMAGGDVFEKTLRVLGRFGRLVIFGSASGEQSKLNAGRLMEKNQSVIGFFLPQIMRRQALMQASLETLFTHLQKGELELQIGHTFPLEEAARVHELMESRKTKGKIILEVES
- a CDS encoding SDR family NAD(P)-dependent oxidoreductase is translated as MRFKDMTALITGAGSGIGEETAVRLANEGAKVILVGRTKEKLQHVATKVPGAAIFPADVTKKEEVDKLVSFVEEECETLDVLINGVGGSKHSPIMETAEEDWDAMQEVNLKSVFLSSQALGALMIKQAEKETNRRPRAIVNVASLSGHQAGAQIPHYSSAKAGALNFTKALALELAPYGIRVNSVSPGFVETPLTEDALTNERFSKAIERNTALKRVGQSAEIANIIAFVASTEASYMVGSDVLADGGWLIK
- a CDS encoding TetR/AcrR family transcriptional regulator, translated to MREKIKKASIQLFGEKGFKETSIQDIVRSLDVTKGTFYYYFSSKEELLTEIHFDYIDELVRNIEELSEDETKSNRDKLVGVVYLMVMKIKHHRSSANIIFREMRHVSAESYTEIARKRNQVRERAEEIVRAGIAAQEFRSDLNPPIVTLAILGVINWSYQWFNPEGKYSDEEVAGVFVDMVLRGIQS